From one Lycium barbarum isolate Lr01 chromosome 6, ASM1917538v2, whole genome shotgun sequence genomic stretch:
- the LOC132598928 gene encoding uncharacterized protein LOC132598928 isoform X6, whose protein sequence is MQQTGPSIIGLPTRVPNHRIAGLEQETENLKKKLAACTRENQNLQEELSEAYHIKGQLADLHSAEVSKNIEAEKQLKFFQGCVAAAFSERDHAVMEAEKAKEKEELMSRGFHELHRRIEELNCVLLEEKILTATLQSDMDREESLDEAFKEVVHKFYEIRRQSLEDIEDASWEDKCACLLHDPSEMWTFSNPEETSTSKYINALEEQVETLRKSLDNLHNKLQVGLEIENHLKKEVRTLEKQKILSEKKLRAQISAFRHYLSQHRLNITSLLDEGFSHIKSAMNMVDEKLRGCSMSERDLNSSRVDYLKFNELEYQDVRINNDDGSSLIFKRNEPSVTTTITVGNNDASKALALALNEKVETLLLLSQQEERHLLERNVNAALQKKIEELQMNLLQVTNEKVKALMELAQLNQDHQSLQEKVNQAYRQGKSLGEIAVKRTPQEKDGRLKNLLKTSYLRRWTGIQDSDGNDADTHQDSEANFADRKPNNNMDFARMKIENATLKESLESMEHLIRAVRRLRLSLLKFKKSAASEDMENCSSESLDNIINEASRLKTALGSSLPLSWSAAADSGSFSKRAEEQRDDNGHSQRENMDFVSAAGFEMVELLVFVAQLLKEYKCS, encoded by the exons ATGCAACAAACTGGACCTAGCATTATTGGGCTGCCTACTCGTGTGCCTAATCATAG GATAGCTGGGTTGGAGCAGGAGACAGAAAACTTGAAAAAGAAACTAGCTGCTTGCACACGAGaaaatcagaatcttcaagaagaGCTGTCAGAAGCTTATCACATCAAA GGTCAATTGGCTGATCTACACAGTGCAGAAGTTTCCAAG AATATAGAAGCAGAAAAGCAGCTTAAATTTTTTCAAGGTTGCGTTGCTGCTGCATTTTCTGAGCGAGACCATGCCGTAATGGAG GCTGAAAAGGCTAAGGAGAAGGAGGAGCTTATGTCAAGAggatttcatgaacttcaccggag GATCGAAGAGCTAAATTGTGTATTACTTGAAGAGAAAATATTGACGGCTACTTTGCAGAGTGATATGGACAGGGAAGAGAGCTTGGATGAGGCTTTCAAGGAG GTTGTTCATAAGTTCTATGAGATCAGACGGCAGTCATTGGAGGATATTGAAGATGCATCCTGGGAAGACAAATGTGCGTGCCTCCTGCATGATCCGTCCGAAATGTGGACTTTCAGCAATCCTGAGGAAACATCCACCTCTAAGTACATT AATGCTTTGGAAGAACAAGTGGAGACACTACGAAAATCTTTGGATAATCTTCACAACAAGCTACAAGTA GGTCTTGAAATAGAAAATCACTTGAAAAAAGAAGTGCGCACCTTGGAAAAACAGAAA ATTCTTTCAGAAAAGAAGCTCAGGGCTCAAATATCGGCATTTCGCCACTATCTTTCTCAGCATAGACTTAATATTACAAGCTTACTTGATGAGGGATTTTCTCATATTAAATCAGCTATGAACATGGTGGATGAAAAGCTCAGGGGCTGCAGCATGAGTGAGAGAGACTTAAATTCTTCTCGAGTGGATTATTTGAAGTTCAATGAACTTGAATATCAAGATGTTCGAATAAACAATGATGATGGTTCAAGTTTGATTTTTAAG AGGAATGAGCCTAGCGTGACAACTACCATTACTGTTGGAAATAATGATGCTTCTAAAGCCCTTGCTCTGGCACTAAACGAGAAG GTCGAGACATTATTACTTCTGTCACAACAAGAAGAACGGCACTTATTGGAGAGGAATGTCAATGCAGCTCTGCAGAAAAAAATTGAGGAGCTCCAGATGAACTTACTACAA GTTACAAATGAGAAGGTCAAAGCTCTCATGGAATTGGCTCAGTTGAATCAGGACCATCAATCATTGCAAGA GAAAGTTAATCAGGCCTATAGACAAGGAAAATCTCTTGGTGAGATTGCAGTGAAAAGGACTCCTCAGGAAAAAGATGGAAGATTGAAAAATCTGCTGAAAACTTCTTATTTGAGACGCTGGACTGGTATACAAGATTCAGATGGAAATGATGCTGACACTCATCAAGATTCTGAAGCAAATTTTGCTGATAGGAAGCCTAACAATAACATGGATTTTGCTAG GATGAAGATAGAGAATGCAACTCTAAAAGAGAGCTTAGAAAGTATGGAGCATCTAATTCGTGCAGTTAGGAGGCTTCGTCTTTCACTTTTAAAG TTTAAAAAGTCAGCTGCATCCGAAGATATGGAGAACTGCTCCTCGGAGTCATTGGACAATATTATAAATGAGGCAAGTCGATTAAAAACTGCACTTGGAAGCTCCCTCCCTCTTAGTTGGTCAGCAGCGGCAGATTCGGGATCATTCAGCAAACGTGCTGAAGAGCAAAGAGATGATAATGGACACTCTCAACGTGAAAACATGGACTTCGTCTCTGCTGCTGGATTTGAGATGGTTGAGCTTTTGGTGTTCGTTGCGCAGCTATTAAAAGAATACAAATGTAGTTGA
- the LOC132598928 gene encoding uncharacterized protein LOC132598928 isoform X7: MEAEKAKEKEELMSRGFHELHRRIEELNCVLLEEKILTATLQSDMDREESLDEAFKEVVHKFYEIRRQSLEDIEDASWEDKCACLLHDPSEMWTFSNPEETSTSKYINALEEQVETLRKSLDNLHNKLQVGLEIENHLKKEVRTLEKQKILSEKKLRAQISAFRHYLSQHRLNITSLLDEGFSHIKSAMNMVDEKLRGCSMSERDLNSSRVDYLKFNELEYQDVRINNDDGSSLIFKRNEPSVTTTITVGNNDASKALALALNEKVETLLLLSQQEERHLLERNVNAALQKKIEELQMNLLQVTNEKVKALMELAQLNQDHQSLQEKVNQAYRQGKSLGEIAVKRTPQEKDGRLKNLLKTSYLRRWTGIQDSDGNDADTHQDSEANFADRKPNNNMDFARMKIENATLKESLESMEHLIRAVRRLRLSLLKFKKSAASEDMENCSSESLDNIINEASRLKTALGSSLPLSWSAAADSGSFSKRAEEQRDDNGHSQRENMDFVSAAGFEMVELLVFVAQLLKEYKCS, translated from the exons ATGGAG GCTGAAAAGGCTAAGGAGAAGGAGGAGCTTATGTCAAGAggatttcatgaacttcaccggag GATCGAAGAGCTAAATTGTGTATTACTTGAAGAGAAAATATTGACGGCTACTTTGCAGAGTGATATGGACAGGGAAGAGAGCTTGGATGAGGCTTTCAAGGAG GTTGTTCATAAGTTCTATGAGATCAGACGGCAGTCATTGGAGGATATTGAAGATGCATCCTGGGAAGACAAATGTGCGTGCCTCCTGCATGATCCGTCCGAAATGTGGACTTTCAGCAATCCTGAGGAAACATCCACCTCTAAGTACATT AATGCTTTGGAAGAACAAGTGGAGACACTACGAAAATCTTTGGATAATCTTCACAACAAGCTACAAGTA GGTCTTGAAATAGAAAATCACTTGAAAAAAGAAGTGCGCACCTTGGAAAAACAGAAA ATTCTTTCAGAAAAGAAGCTCAGGGCTCAAATATCGGCATTTCGCCACTATCTTTCTCAGCATAGACTTAATATTACAAGCTTACTTGATGAGGGATTTTCTCATATTAAATCAGCTATGAACATGGTGGATGAAAAGCTCAGGGGCTGCAGCATGAGTGAGAGAGACTTAAATTCTTCTCGAGTGGATTATTTGAAGTTCAATGAACTTGAATATCAAGATGTTCGAATAAACAATGATGATGGTTCAAGTTTGATTTTTAAG AGGAATGAGCCTAGCGTGACAACTACCATTACTGTTGGAAATAATGATGCTTCTAAAGCCCTTGCTCTGGCACTAAACGAGAAG GTCGAGACATTATTACTTCTGTCACAACAAGAAGAACGGCACTTATTGGAGAGGAATGTCAATGCAGCTCTGCAGAAAAAAATTGAGGAGCTCCAGATGAACTTACTACAA GTTACAAATGAGAAGGTCAAAGCTCTCATGGAATTGGCTCAGTTGAATCAGGACCATCAATCATTGCAAGA GAAAGTTAATCAGGCCTATAGACAAGGAAAATCTCTTGGTGAGATTGCAGTGAAAAGGACTCCTCAGGAAAAAGATGGAAGATTGAAAAATCTGCTGAAAACTTCTTATTTGAGACGCTGGACTGGTATACAAGATTCAGATGGAAATGATGCTGACACTCATCAAGATTCTGAAGCAAATTTTGCTGATAGGAAGCCTAACAATAACATGGATTTTGCTAG GATGAAGATAGAGAATGCAACTCTAAAAGAGAGCTTAGAAAGTATGGAGCATCTAATTCGTGCAGTTAGGAGGCTTCGTCTTTCACTTTTAAAG TTTAAAAAGTCAGCTGCATCCGAAGATATGGAGAACTGCTCCTCGGAGTCATTGGACAATATTATAAATGAGGCAAGTCGATTAAAAACTGCACTTGGAAGCTCCCTCCCTCTTAGTTGGTCAGCAGCGGCAGATTCGGGATCATTCAGCAAACGTGCTGAAGAGCAAAGAGATGATAATGGACACTCTCAACGTGAAAACATGGACTTCGTCTCTGCTGCTGGATTTGAGATGGTTGAGCTTTTGGTGTTCGTTGCGCAGCTATTAAAAGAATACAAATGTAGTTGA